A region from the Vicia villosa cultivar HV-30 ecotype Madison, WI linkage group LG3, Vvil1.0, whole genome shotgun sequence genome encodes:
- the LOC131654791 gene encoding amino acid permease 1-like yields the protein MKEDIIALENGIANDPNSLLDDDGRPKRTGTVWTAAAHIINTVIGTGVLSLPWAMSQMGWTLGISCILIFAGITLYTSNLLADCYRSPDSVTGKRNTTYMEAVKVHLGDKQHVICGLFQYINLVGFTIGFIITASISIVNIMKNLCYRENGFEASCHFSNNPYMITIGLIEIILSQIPNFHKVSILSVIAATMAFGYASIGVGLSLLTLIQGNGNVNSTTSFVGSDKNSSTTDIVWNMLVAIGDIALAGGYAQIAIDIQDTLKSSPPENKTMKRANALGIFTMTIFFILNACGGYAAFGSNTPGNILMSSGFRKPFWLLELANAFIVVHLVGAFQVIVQPVFRIVEIMATEKWSNSSFVTTEIPMNFGKKKYTINYFRLLWRTIFVMVVTVLAMAMPFFNAMIALLGAVGFWPSVVYFPVEMYIVKQNIRKGTIHWIGLQTLSFFCLSVSLAAAIGAIHGLGEAVGKYKPFIYKA from the exons ATGAAGGAAGATATCATAGCACTTGAAAATGGTATTGCAAATGATCCAAATTCTCTTCTAGATGATGATGGAAGACCTAAAAGAACTG GAACAGTATGGACTGCAGCCGCACATATTATAAACACGGTTATTGGGACCGGAGTCCTCTCTTTACCATGGGCCATGTCCCAAATGGGATGGACCCTTGGAATATCATGCATTTTAATCTTTGCTGGTATTACATTATACACATCAAATCTTCTAGCTGATTGTTATAGATCACCTGATTCTGTTACTGGTAAAAGAAACACCACTTATATGGAAGCTGTCAAAGTTCACTTAGGTGACAAACAACATGTGATTTGTGGTTTGTTTCAGTACATTAACCTTGTTGGTTTCACAATTGGTTTCATCATAACTGCATCTATAAGTATAGT GAATATAATGAAAAACCTTTGCTACCGCGAGAATGGGTTTGAAGCTTCATGTCATTTTTCTAATAACCCATACATGATTACTATTGGACTAATTGAAATAATATTGTCTCAAATTCCAAATTTTCACAAGGTATCTATTCTCTCAGTCATAGCAGCTACCATGGCTTTTGGCTATGCTTCCATTGGAGTTGGACTTTCTCTTTTAACTCTTATCCAAG GAAACGGAAACGTAAACAGCACGACATCATTTGTGGGAAGCGACAAGAATAGTAGTACAACAGATATAGTATGGAATATGCTGGTTGCAATAGGAGACATTGCACTTGCAGGTGGTTACGCTCAAATTGCAATAGATATACAAGACACTTTGAAATCATCACCTCCCGAAAATAAAACAATGAAAAGAGCAAACGCGCTTGGTATATTCACCATGACTATTTTCTTTATCTTGAATGCATGTGGTGGATATGCTGCATTTGGTTCAAACACTCCTGGTAACATACTCATGAGTTCCGGCTTTCGCAAACCTTTTTGGTTATTGGAATTGGCCAATGCCTTCATAGTTGTCCACCTTGTTGGAGCATTTCAG GTAATAGTCCAACCTGTGTTTCGTATAGTTGAAATTATGGCTACGGAAAAGTGGTCAAACTCAAGTTTTGTAACAACGGAGATTCCTATGAATTTTGGCAAAAAAAAATACACTATCAATTACTTTAGATTACTTTGGAGGACAATCTTTGTAATGGTGGTAACTGTTTTAGCCATGGCAATGCCATTTTTCAATGCAATGATTGCCCTTCTTGGTGCTGTTGGGTTTTGGCCTTCAGTTGTTTATTTTCCAGTGGAGATGTATATTGTCAAACAAAACATCAGAAAAGGAACAATTCATTGGATTGGACTTCAAACATTGAGCTTTTTCTGTTTGAGTGTGTCTCTAGCTGCAGCAATTGGAGCTATTCATGGGTTGGGTGAAGCTGTTGGAAAATACAAACCTTTCATATATAAGGCCTAA